From Zingiber officinale cultivar Zhangliang chromosome 5B, Zo_v1.1, whole genome shotgun sequence, the proteins below share one genomic window:
- the LOC121984145 gene encoding PH, RCC1 and FYVE domains-containing protein 1-like isoform X1, translated as MADLVGSGSADRDINKILIALKKGTQLLKYGRKGKPKFYLFRLSNDESTLIWFSSSGERLLKLASVSRIIPGQRTSVFQRYLRPDKDYLSFSLIYNDGKRSLDLICKDKVEAEVWFSGLKALISAGQYGRPKIDGWSNGLYYNENSKFALNSSSNHSISSILDTSESRLTTDSLHYQSFDYSINSERSDVTNMHVKGASSDGIRISISSVPSTSSHGSAQDEFDASGDVYVWGKVISDTSARVSTDRNSNPSSSRTDILLPKPLESNLAFDVHYVACGARHAALVTKQGEVFTWGEESGGQLGRGVSSDTGHPLIVESLTMSNVDFVACGEFHTCAVTVSGELYTWGDGTHNIGLLGNGTNLSHWIPKRVSGLLEGLQVSYVSCGIWHTALITTTGQLFTFGDGTFGVLGHGNRETVLYPREVESLMGLKTIAVSCGVWHTAAVVEVIVTQSSTSSGKLFTWGDGDKNRLGHGDKEPRLKPTCVASLIDYNFHKLACGHSLTIGLTTSGHVLTMGSTVYGQLGNPQSDGKLPCLVEDKLVGEAVAEVSCGSFHVAVLTIRGEVYTWGRGANGRLGHGDLEDRKTPTLVEALKDRHVKHISCGSTFSAAICQHKWVSSAEQSQCSSCRQAFGFTRKRHNCYNCGLVHCHQCSSRKALRAALSPNPGKLHRVCDSCYVRLTNTVDTSGFVNKKISKPRISSESKDRFDRMDTSLSNALSSSNLDLAISSDAKVSFDGDPSSVTQYFQIPQVLQLKSTSFTGGADVHQTVPRPTTKSRNHSRAVSPFSRKPSPLRSTTPTPTMAGLSFSKSFSDNLKKTNDFLNQELLRLHSEVDNLRQRCERLEFQLEKSEKKAVEASKLASEESAKSKAAKEVIKSLSAQLKEIAKRLPEGVDETDLIGSVHFPNGTGSQAIQYSDLSSEIPPSSEILEETNTIEEIVEANETATSFPDHAVAHFSRFEDASKIQHNGNREIPETNTSVDDLDSPKSDGNQVEAEWIEQFEPGVYITLIALRDGTRELKRVRFSRRRFGEQQAEAWWSENAERVHDKYNFRGLNMTS; from the exons ATGGCAGATCTCGTTGGCTCTGGAAGCGCTGACCGGGACATTAACAAG ATATTGATCGCATTGAAAAAGGGCACCCAATTACTTAAATATGGTCGCAAGGGGAAGCCAAAGTTCTACTTGTTTCGTCTATCCAAT GATGAATCAACATTGATTTGGTTTTCTAGTAGTGGAGAAAGACTATTGAAGCTGGCTTCTGTTTCAAGGATTATTCCAGGACAAAGAACA TCTGTTTTTCAGCGATATTTACGCCCAGACAAAGACTACTTGTCTTTTTCACTCATTTACAATGATGGCAAAAGATCTCTCGACCTG ATATGTAAAGATAAAGTTGAAGCAGAGGTTTGGTTTTCAGGCCTCAAGGCATTAATTTCCGCAGGACAATATGGACGCCCAAAAATAGATGGATGGAGTAACGGACTCTATTATAAT gAAAACAGTAAATTTGCATTGAACAGTAGTAGCAATCATTCTATCAGTTCCATACTTGATACTTCTGAATCCAGACTAACTACAGATAGTTTGCATTACCAATCTTTTGATTATTCAATAAACTCTGAAAGATCAGATGTGACAAATATGCATGTAAAAGGAGCTTCTTCAGATGGAATTAGAATTAGCATTTCCAGTGTTCCTAGTACATCCAGTCATGGGTCTGCGCAGGATGAATTTGATGCCTCTGGAGATGTCTATGTTTGGGGCAAAGTCATTTCTGATACCTCTGCTAGGGTAAGTACTGATAGAAATAGTAATCCTTCTAGTTCAAGGACAGATATTCTGCTCCCCAAACCACTGGAGTCCAATTTAGCATTTGACGTTCATTATGTGGCCTGCGGAGCGAGGCATGCTGCCCTTGTTACAAAACAGGGAGAAGTGTTCACATGGGGTGAAGAATCTGGTGGGCAACTTGGTCGTGGAGTTTCTTCTGATACTGGTCATCCTCTCATTGTGGAATCTTTAACAATGTCTAATGTTGATTTTGTTGCTTGTGGGGAGTTCCATACCTGTGCTGTTACTGTGTCTGGTGAACTTTATACATGGGGTGATGGCACACATAATATTGGGCTTCTTGGTAATGGTACAAATTTAAGCCACTGGATCCCAAAAAGAGTGTCAGGGTTATTGGAAGGGCTTCAAGTTTCTTATGTTTCTTGTGGCATTTGGCATACTGCCTTGATTACCACAACAGGGCAATTATTCACATTTGGTGATGGCACTTTTGGTGTTTTGGGCCATGGAAATCGAGAAACAGTTTTATATCCTAGGGAGGTGGAATCATTGATGGGCTTGAAGACAATAGCTGTTTCATGTGGAGTGTGGCATACTGCAGCAGTCGTAGAAGTTATTGTAACACAGTCCAGTACATCATCTGGAAAATTATTCACATGGGGTGATGGTGACAAGAATCGTCTTGGCCATGGTGACAAGGAACCAAGGCTTAAGCCAACCTGTGTGGCTTCACTTATTGATTACAATTTTCACAAATTAGCTTGTGGCCATAGCCTTACAATTGGCTTGACCACTTCCGGACATGTTTTAACCATGGGAAGTACAGTTTATGGCCAACTGGGTAATCCCCAGTCAGATGGAAAGCTTCCATGCTTAGTAGAAGACAAGCTAGTTGGTGAAGCTGTCGCAGAGGTTTCTTGTGGTTCATTTCATGTTGCAGTCTTGACTATCAGAGGTGAAGTTTACACATGGGGAAGAGGTGCTAATGGACGGTTAGGCCATGGAGACCTTGAGGATCGTAAAACTCCTACATTAGTTGAAGCTCTCAAAGACAGACATGTGAAACATATCTCCTGTGGGTCGACCTTCAGTGCTGCAATATGCCAGCACAAGTGGGTATCAAGTGCCGAGCAATCCCAATGCTCATCATGTAGACAGGCATTCGGGTTCACCCGAAAGAGGCACAACTGTTACAACTGCGGGCTTGTTCATTGTCACCAGTGCAGCTCAAGAAAGGCTCTAAGAGCAGCTCTGTCTCCAAATCCTGGAAAACTACACCGCGTTTGTGATTCATGCTATGTAAGATTGACTAATACTGTAGATACCAGTGGATTTGTAAACAAGAAAATTTCTAAGCCCCGTATTTCCAGTGAAAGCAAAGATAGGTTTGATAGAATGGATACAAGCTTATCCAATGCTCTTTCATCCAGTAATTTAGATTTGGCCATCAGTTCTGATGCTAAAGTGTCCTTTGATGGGGACCCTTCCTCTGTGACTCAATATTTTCAAATCCCTCAAGTTTTACAGCTGAAAAGCACTTCTTTCACTGGTGGTGCAGATGTGCATCAAACTGTTCCCAGACCAACAACTAAGTCTAGAAATCATTCTAGAGCTGTTTCACCTTTTTCAAGAAAGCCCAGTCCTCTGCGTTCTACAACTCCTACTCCTACGATGGCTGGCCTTTCATTCTCTAAAAGCTTCTCGGACAATCTGAAGAAAACAAATGATTTTCTGAATCAAGAACTTCTTAGGTTACACTCTGAG GTTGATAATTTGAGGCAACGTTGTGAGCGTCTAGAATTTCAGTTGGAGAAATCTGAAAAGAAAGCTGTAGAAGCCTCAAAGCTTGCATCAGAGGAATCTGCAAAATCCAAAGCTGCCAAAGAAGTTATAAAATCATTATCTGCACAG TTGAAAGAAATAGCAAAAAGACTTCCTGAAGGAGTCGATGAAACTGATCTGATAGGATCCGTGCATTTTCCAAATGGCACTGGATCTCAGGCAATTCAATACTCTGATTTGAGCTCTGAAATCCCTCCAAGTAGTGAAATATTGGAGGAGACAAATACTATAGAAGAAATTGTTGAAGCTAATGAGACAGCTACATCCTTTCCAGATCATGCAGTTGCACACTTCTCCAGATTTGAAGATGCGTCTAAAATTCAACATAATGGTAACAGAGAAATACCAGAGACAAACACTAGTGTAGATGACCTTGATAGCCCCAAGTCAGATGGCAATCAAGTTGAGGCTGAGTGGATAGAACAATTTGAACCAGGTGTATATATAACTCTAATTGCACTTCGTGATGGAACCCGTGAACTGAAGAGAGTTCGTTTCAG TAGGAGAAGATTTGGAGAGCAGCAGGCAGAAGCTTGGTGGTCTGAAAATGCAGAGAGGGTgcatgataaatataatttccgtGGGTTAAATATGACTTCATGA
- the LOC121984145 gene encoding PH, RCC1 and FYVE domains-containing protein 1-like isoform X2 has product MDGVTDSIIIKFALNSSSNHSISSILDTSESRLTTDSLHYQSFDYSINSERSDVTNMHVKGASSDGIRISISSVPSTSSHGSAQDEFDASGDVYVWGKVISDTSARVSTDRNSNPSSSRTDILLPKPLESNLAFDVHYVACGARHAALVTKQGEVFTWGEESGGQLGRGVSSDTGHPLIVESLTMSNVDFVACGEFHTCAVTVSGELYTWGDGTHNIGLLGNGTNLSHWIPKRVSGLLEGLQVSYVSCGIWHTALITTTGQLFTFGDGTFGVLGHGNRETVLYPREVESLMGLKTIAVSCGVWHTAAVVEVIVTQSSTSSGKLFTWGDGDKNRLGHGDKEPRLKPTCVASLIDYNFHKLACGHSLTIGLTTSGHVLTMGSTVYGQLGNPQSDGKLPCLVEDKLVGEAVAEVSCGSFHVAVLTIRGEVYTWGRGANGRLGHGDLEDRKTPTLVEALKDRHVKHISCGSTFSAAICQHKWVSSAEQSQCSSCRQAFGFTRKRHNCYNCGLVHCHQCSSRKALRAALSPNPGKLHRVCDSCYVRLTNTVDTSGFVNKKISKPRISSESKDRFDRMDTSLSNALSSSNLDLAISSDAKVSFDGDPSSVTQYFQIPQVLQLKSTSFTGGADVHQTVPRPTTKSRNHSRAVSPFSRKPSPLRSTTPTPTMAGLSFSKSFSDNLKKTNDFLNQELLRLHSEVDNLRQRCERLEFQLEKSEKKAVEASKLASEESAKSKAAKEVIKSLSAQLKEIAKRLPEGVDETDLIGSVHFPNGTGSQAIQYSDLSSEIPPSSEILEETNTIEEIVEANETATSFPDHAVAHFSRFEDASKIQHNGNREIPETNTSVDDLDSPKSDGNQVEAEWIEQFEPGVYITLIALRDGTRELKRVRFSRRRFGEQQAEAWWSENAERVHDKYNFRGLNMTS; this is encoded by the exons ATGGATGGAGTAACGGACTCTATTATAAT TAAATTTGCATTGAACAGTAGTAGCAATCATTCTATCAGTTCCATACTTGATACTTCTGAATCCAGACTAACTACAGATAGTTTGCATTACCAATCTTTTGATTATTCAATAAACTCTGAAAGATCAGATGTGACAAATATGCATGTAAAAGGAGCTTCTTCAGATGGAATTAGAATTAGCATTTCCAGTGTTCCTAGTACATCCAGTCATGGGTCTGCGCAGGATGAATTTGATGCCTCTGGAGATGTCTATGTTTGGGGCAAAGTCATTTCTGATACCTCTGCTAGGGTAAGTACTGATAGAAATAGTAATCCTTCTAGTTCAAGGACAGATATTCTGCTCCCCAAACCACTGGAGTCCAATTTAGCATTTGACGTTCATTATGTGGCCTGCGGAGCGAGGCATGCTGCCCTTGTTACAAAACAGGGAGAAGTGTTCACATGGGGTGAAGAATCTGGTGGGCAACTTGGTCGTGGAGTTTCTTCTGATACTGGTCATCCTCTCATTGTGGAATCTTTAACAATGTCTAATGTTGATTTTGTTGCTTGTGGGGAGTTCCATACCTGTGCTGTTACTGTGTCTGGTGAACTTTATACATGGGGTGATGGCACACATAATATTGGGCTTCTTGGTAATGGTACAAATTTAAGCCACTGGATCCCAAAAAGAGTGTCAGGGTTATTGGAAGGGCTTCAAGTTTCTTATGTTTCTTGTGGCATTTGGCATACTGCCTTGATTACCACAACAGGGCAATTATTCACATTTGGTGATGGCACTTTTGGTGTTTTGGGCCATGGAAATCGAGAAACAGTTTTATATCCTAGGGAGGTGGAATCATTGATGGGCTTGAAGACAATAGCTGTTTCATGTGGAGTGTGGCATACTGCAGCAGTCGTAGAAGTTATTGTAACACAGTCCAGTACATCATCTGGAAAATTATTCACATGGGGTGATGGTGACAAGAATCGTCTTGGCCATGGTGACAAGGAACCAAGGCTTAAGCCAACCTGTGTGGCTTCACTTATTGATTACAATTTTCACAAATTAGCTTGTGGCCATAGCCTTACAATTGGCTTGACCACTTCCGGACATGTTTTAACCATGGGAAGTACAGTTTATGGCCAACTGGGTAATCCCCAGTCAGATGGAAAGCTTCCATGCTTAGTAGAAGACAAGCTAGTTGGTGAAGCTGTCGCAGAGGTTTCTTGTGGTTCATTTCATGTTGCAGTCTTGACTATCAGAGGTGAAGTTTACACATGGGGAAGAGGTGCTAATGGACGGTTAGGCCATGGAGACCTTGAGGATCGTAAAACTCCTACATTAGTTGAAGCTCTCAAAGACAGACATGTGAAACATATCTCCTGTGGGTCGACCTTCAGTGCTGCAATATGCCAGCACAAGTGGGTATCAAGTGCCGAGCAATCCCAATGCTCATCATGTAGACAGGCATTCGGGTTCACCCGAAAGAGGCACAACTGTTACAACTGCGGGCTTGTTCATTGTCACCAGTGCAGCTCAAGAAAGGCTCTAAGAGCAGCTCTGTCTCCAAATCCTGGAAAACTACACCGCGTTTGTGATTCATGCTATGTAAGATTGACTAATACTGTAGATACCAGTGGATTTGTAAACAAGAAAATTTCTAAGCCCCGTATTTCCAGTGAAAGCAAAGATAGGTTTGATAGAATGGATACAAGCTTATCCAATGCTCTTTCATCCAGTAATTTAGATTTGGCCATCAGTTCTGATGCTAAAGTGTCCTTTGATGGGGACCCTTCCTCTGTGACTCAATATTTTCAAATCCCTCAAGTTTTACAGCTGAAAAGCACTTCTTTCACTGGTGGTGCAGATGTGCATCAAACTGTTCCCAGACCAACAACTAAGTCTAGAAATCATTCTAGAGCTGTTTCACCTTTTTCAAGAAAGCCCAGTCCTCTGCGTTCTACAACTCCTACTCCTACGATGGCTGGCCTTTCATTCTCTAAAAGCTTCTCGGACAATCTGAAGAAAACAAATGATTTTCTGAATCAAGAACTTCTTAGGTTACACTCTGAG GTTGATAATTTGAGGCAACGTTGTGAGCGTCTAGAATTTCAGTTGGAGAAATCTGAAAAGAAAGCTGTAGAAGCCTCAAAGCTTGCATCAGAGGAATCTGCAAAATCCAAAGCTGCCAAAGAAGTTATAAAATCATTATCTGCACAG TTGAAAGAAATAGCAAAAAGACTTCCTGAAGGAGTCGATGAAACTGATCTGATAGGATCCGTGCATTTTCCAAATGGCACTGGATCTCAGGCAATTCAATACTCTGATTTGAGCTCTGAAATCCCTCCAAGTAGTGAAATATTGGAGGAGACAAATACTATAGAAGAAATTGTTGAAGCTAATGAGACAGCTACATCCTTTCCAGATCATGCAGTTGCACACTTCTCCAGATTTGAAGATGCGTCTAAAATTCAACATAATGGTAACAGAGAAATACCAGAGACAAACACTAGTGTAGATGACCTTGATAGCCCCAAGTCAGATGGCAATCAAGTTGAGGCTGAGTGGATAGAACAATTTGAACCAGGTGTATATATAACTCTAATTGCACTTCGTGATGGAACCCGTGAACTGAAGAGAGTTCGTTTCAG TAGGAGAAGATTTGGAGAGCAGCAGGCAGAAGCTTGGTGGTCTGAAAATGCAGAGAGGGTgcatgataaatataatttccgtGGGTTAAATATGACTTCATGA